The nucleotide sequence ATGTTGGTTATATTCGGCCTGATTTTTTACTTCATGATTTTCCGTCCACAATCTAAGCGTGTTAAAGAGCATAAAAGCTTAATGGGTTCATTGAGCAAAGGTGATGAAGTCCTCACTAGTGGTGGCATTTTAGGTAAGATTGCTAAAATTAATGACGAAAATGACTATGTGTTGTTGTCAATTAATGATGCAACTGAAATCACAATCAAGAAGGATTACATAGCGGCCGTATTGCCTAAAGGCTCTATTAAGTCACTTTAAGCTAAGAGGGCGATGGTGTGTTAAATAAATATCCAATGTGGAAGAACCTAATGGTGATAATTATCATCTCTGTGGGTTTTTTCTATGCGATCCCGAATCTCTTTGGGGAAGACTATGCCGTACAGGTTGTGGCTACCCGAGGTGCTGAGGTTACGGCGACGACTCAGTCGACTGTAAACGATATTCTTGCGAGTAAGAATATCACGGTAAAACGCTCTGAGCTTGAAAATGGTCAGTTATTAGTTCGAGTGAGTAATGGCGAACAACAACTGTTAGCGAAAGAAGCGATTGTCGAATCGCTAGGTGATAAATACATCGTCGCCTTGAACTTGGCTCCAGCTACACCAGATTGGCTTGAGTCAATGGGTGGCAGCCCGATGAAGTTAGGTCTGGATCTACGTGGTGGTGTGCATTTCCTTATGGAAGTGGACATGGGCGAAGCAGTTCGAAAGATGACAGAAGCTAAAATGTCAGACTTTAGAACCGATCTACGTGGCGAAAAAATTCGTTATGCAGGGATTCGAAATACACCTAAAGGGATTGAAATTAAGTTCCGTGATGCAGAGAACTTAGGTAAAGCCGAACGTTTTCTAAAGACCCGTGGTAATGACATGGTGTTTAATGATATTTCATCAGGCGACAACTATGCACTTCGGGCTACGCTAAGCGAAGCTTATGTTAAACAGGTAAAAGAGGAAGCCCTACAGCAAAACATCACCACGATCCGTAATCGTGTGAATGAGCTGGGTGTCGCAGAGCCTGTGGTACAACGTCAAGGTGCTGAACGTATAATTGTTGAGCTGCCAGGTGTTCAAGACACAGCTCGCGCTAAAGATATTCTAGGCGCAACGGCATCAATTGAATTCCACATGGTTGATGAGAAAGCCGACGCAGCCGCCGCTGCGAGTGGTCGAATTTCTCCAAGTTCTCAAGTTTATAATCGCCGAAATGGTGGTCAAGTCGTGCTGCAAAAAGCGGTTATGTTGACCGGTGATCATATTCAAGGTGCACAACCAAGTTTTGATGAGTACAGTCGTCCTCAGGTGAGCATTAACTTGGACTCTAAAGGCGGGTCAATCTTTTCAAATGTGACTAAGGACAACATTGGTAAACCAATGGCGACCCTATTCATTGAGTATAAAGATAATGGTGATAGAAATCCTGATGGCAGCATCAAGATGCAGAAGATTGAAGAAGTTATCTCTGTTGCAACCATCCAAGCACGTCTTGGTCGTAACTTCGTTATCACAGGTCTTGAACACGCTGAAGCACAAAATTTAGCGCTACTACTTCGTGCTGGCGCCTTGATTGCCCCGGTGACGATTGTAGAGGAGCGTACGATTGGTCCAAGCCTAGGTAAAGAAAATATCCAGAACGGTGTTCAAGCGATGATCTGGGGTATGGCTGTTGTACTTATCTTTATGCTGATCTACTACCGTGCTTTTGGTCTTATCGCTAACTTAGCGCTAACGGCTAACCTAGTGATGGTTGTTGGTGTTATGTCGATGATCCCAGGCGCTGTGCTTACGCTGCCGGGTATTGCCGGTATGGTGTTGACAGTCGGTATGGCTGTTGATGGTAACGTGCTTATCTACGAGCGTATTCGTGAAGAGTTACGTAACGGTCGTAGTGTTCAGCAAGCTATTCATGAAGGTTATGGCAATGCATTCTCAACCATTGCTGATGCCAACATCACCACCTTTATGACCGCGCTTATCCTGTTTGCTGTTGGTACTGGTGCGGTTAAAGGCTTCGCTGTGACGCTGATGATCGGTATTGCAACGTCTATGTTTACCTCTATCGTGGGAACTCGCTCAATAGTTAATGCTATTTGGGGTGGTAAACGCGTTAAGAAACTTTCTATATAAGGAGGCATGATTATGTATCAGATTTTATCAATAAAAGGCACGATCGACTTCCTTCGCCATGCGCTGCCAATCAGTATTCTATCTCTGGTATTAGTGCTTGGATCGTTAACCTCATTAGCGACGAAAGGCATTAACTGGGGACTGGATTTTACCGGTGGTACCGTTGTTGAGCTTGAGTTCTCATCACCCATCAACTTAGAGCAACTGCGTGTTAAGCTAGCCAGTGTTGAAACTGATGGGGCTGTGGTACAGAACTTTGGTTCTAGCAGAGACATATTGGTTCGTCTTCCTGTTAAAGCGGGTATTGCTACCGATATTCAAGTTGTCCAAGTTATGGATGCCGCAATCACCTTGGATCCACAAGTGATCCAAAAGCGTGTTGAAGTCGTTGGTCCTCAGATAGGTAAAGAACTGGCAGAGCAGGGCGGATTAGCGGTATTGGTTGCGCTTATCTGTATTCTTTTTTATGTTTCCTTCCGGTTCGAATGGCGCTTAGCTGTGGGCGCAGTGGCAGCACTGGCTCACGATGTGATCATCACATTAGGCGTATTCTCACTGTTCCAGTTAGATTTTGATCTGACTGTATTAGCAGGTGTGCTGACAGTGGTAGGTTACTCTCTTAATGATACGATAGTGGTATTCGATCGTATTCGTGAGAACTTCCTCAAGATGCGTAAGAGTACGCCAGAAGAGGTTGTTAACACTTCAATTACTCAAACCATGAGTCGTACCATTATCACGACTGGTACAACTTTGGTTGTGGTTGTTGCGCTATTTCTTAAGGGCGGCACCATGATCCATGGTTTTGCTACTGCATTGCTAATGGGAATATTTGTCGGTACTTTCTCTTCTGTCTATGTTGCGAGTTTCTTGGCGATTAAGCTTGGGATTAACCGCGAACACATGATGCCTGTTGAGATAGAAAAAGAAGGCGCAGATCAAGACACGCTGATGCCTTAAGTTTTAGTATTTGTCTAGCCATTATATGAAGAATATGATGGTTGATATTAGAGATTGAAAAACCACCTTCGGGTGGTTTTTTTATACCTTGAAATCCTGCTGTTCATCAATCTTCGAATGAAGCCTGTAGGTCAGTGGGTATTAGGGAGTGTGTTTAACTACATTGCTACCTATTGCCCGTCGTGGAGGTCAGAGCACAAATGTCGTGAAGGCAGGTCAATTATGTTCCCTACATCATCATGACATGTCCCATATCCCTATAAGGTCAGGATGTACCAAAGTTGTGATCACGGATGCGAAACAAAACCTATGTGCAGTTACTTCTGCGAACCGCCGTAAATCCTTCCATGGAGGCTCGACGATGGCATTCATGCCATCAACGTCCGCAGCCGAATATATGGCCTATCCCGTTTGCAAGACATTTGATATCAATTTTGAGAAGAGTTCATTGCACCCATATATTCGGCCTGTTTATGAGGTTAACCTCTGGCCCTGATGGATATTTGCCTCTACTTTCCTGATCATCTACACGGCTTCTTTAAAGCCCTAGCGGCTGTTAGGTTTTAAGTAGAGCAGTCTGATTGTCTCATCATCAAATCAAGTGTCATAGCAACTTGCTGGTATGTCTTACACTAACTCGGTTCGTTTTACTCTAGGACTAGCTGCTAAGCAAATGTCCTATATTCATCTTCTCTAGCAGGGATAGCCCAGGTCTGTGGTACGGCTGCACAGGCTACCCAAAATGTAAAACTACTTATTGTGACAACAACGGCCAACCAAAATATTAAAATTCCATAACCCTTTGTTGATGATGCTTAAGGCTAGCAAAAATTAATTTAAAATAATTAATATGCTAATCACTCCCGCTACAAGTGAGTATCCCGCTCGAAAGAACCCTGTACATATTGATACGATTCAATTGGTTGCGTTAAGGTATATCTATTGTGAATTATTTGCTTTATAAAGTGTATTGCAACATAAGAATGCACAAAAAGAGTATTTACTAAAAAGGAATTTTAATATGAAGTTACTATCAACATTGTGTTTTATGGCCGCTGTTCCGTTTTCTACATCAGCTCTAGACTCATACCATGTGGAATGCGACAGCTGTGTTACCTAGGCGCAATTTACTCAGGTAGCGAAAGATAACGCAATACATAGAGAACATATCTACTTGAGCGTTATGAACTTTGAAAATTATGAGGTAAAAAAATATAAAGACTCTAAAACTGTATGCATACCCAATGGTAGAGAACCAGATGGTGAAGGTGGTTTTATTTATGACTGTTGGCTTGAAAAAACTTTGACGGCAGACATTCGTTAAATCTAATGAATGCTGAGCTAAATTTATTTACAGATTTAGCCGATACGACTAACGATCTCAACCAAGCAATTTCACAGAGAGCAGTCGAAGTCCCTAAAGAAGTATTACCTAGTGGATTAGATATTGTTTCTCCATCAGACAATGGAGGTAAAGTTATAAGCTACTACGATTCTCTGTCATTATTTGACACCTCAGTTGTTAGTAAATTCTTTATTGCATTGGACGTATTTACTAAAACGATTTCTACCGGCATAACTTTCAGTGCACCTGCTGTTAAATTCACTTTTTCAGATAACACAGTAGCTTATGCTGTTTTTGATTTTATTGATTATGATGGTTTTGCCCATTTAAAGTTCATAAAAATTACAGGTAAGAATGGATTAGTAATTGACTTAAAAAAAGATAATCCATTCACTGATAGTTATGACGTTTCAGGAATGTCACTCACTTCATGGCAATCGCTTCTAACTGCTTTTAAAGCTCATGGGTTAGCTGTGAATATTGCAGATACATCAAGAGTTCCTAAAGGCACCATTACAGTTATTGATTGTTCAAACAGCACTGAAATTGTGTGCAGAAACCCGCTTTAATTGGCAAGAAAATATAAGGTGTTTATTATGACGTTAAGCTCAGGATTATTTGCTATGGTTGTATTGCCATTTATGATTTTAGTTGGCGTGTTGAGTTACTATCTAGGTAAAAGAAAAACAAACACACCAGTGATTGTGGCTATTCTGGGGGCTCTTGGCGGAATATTCCCACCTCTTGGCCTTGTGTACCTCATGCTTTTATCACTTAAAAATGATATTGAAATATAAGTCGAAACAGTAAAAAAGTCCCTTGTTACGAAAGCTTGGGGCTATAACTTTATTAATCATTGACTACCATCAACACCTAAAGTGTCAATCGCCTTTAAATTGCTTATGTTCTAAATGTAATGAACTGCTTTTTGTCTTGAAGTGGCCGTAAAAACATACCTTCAGACTCCACTGAAGAATAATTCTTATCGACCATATCAGTATCGTCTAAATGGGCAACAAAGAAATACCCAAGACACCCACAATTGTTAGAAGAAGAATCCTTGACTAAGATTAAGTAAGCGTTGTAGAGGAGGGGTTGTTATGCCTACACCAAGGAAAGCACTAGTTAGTTTGGAAGATACATCCTATTATCACTGTGTATCTCGTTGTGTTAGAAAGGCTTTTTTATGCGGAGTTGATCGTTATACTGGTCAGTCATATGAGCATAGACGAGGCTGGGTTGAAAATCGACTGTTAGAGTTAGCTTCTGTGTTCGCTATCGATATTTGTGCCTATGTAGTGATGAGTAATCATATACATCTGGTATTGCGAGTTGATGCTGATTTGGTTCGAAGCTGGTCAGATATAGAAGTGGTGTCTCAATGGCAAAAGTTGTTCAAAGGCGATAGCCTTAATCATGACTTCATTAAAGGTGAAACACTTGAATCCTATCAACAAACCATCATCAATAAACGGGTTAAAGAGTATCGTATAAGGTTGATGGATATCTCGTGGTTCATGCGAGCATTGAATGAACCTATTGCCCGTAAAGCTAATGCTGAAGATAAGTGTAAAGGCCGATTTTGGGAGGGGAGGTTTAAGTCCCAAGCGCTACTTGATGAAACCGCGGTTCTTGCTTGCATGGCATATGTCGATTTAAACCCGATACGCGCAAAAATAGCCAAGACGCCAGACACTTCCGATTTCACCAGCATTCAAAGACGCATTAAGGCAGCTATGAAAGGTGAGCAACCAACGTCATTGTTACCGTTTGTAGGGGACGAGCGGAAAGATATGGTCAACGGGTTGATGTTTAATGCTAAGGACTATCTGCAACTTGTTGATGATACAGGGCGAATAATCAGAAGTGATAAACGTGGGGCTATTACTCAAAGTTCACTACAGTTGCTAGATAGGCTTAACCTCCCCCAAGAAAACTGGTTGAAAATCACCAGTGAATTTACCAAGCTATTTAAAGGCGCCGTAGGAACACTTCAAGAGCTTGATGCTTATTGCGAACACTCAGAACGCAAACGAAGGCAAGGAGCAGCTAACTGCCACCGATGGTTAGATAGCGCATAACAACTCTATAAATCACATACCCATTCTATAACCAAGCAGCCGTTTGGCACTTTTTATGTTTGAATTTCAGGTAAATAGTCGATAGTTTATAGATAGTTGAGTTTTTAGTGAATAGATTCCCCTTTCATTATGATTGATGGGAGGAATAATCCCCTTCAGTCATTTGAAATGAGGTACTGTTAGATAGAAATTAAAATGGATGTCTTTGTTATTTTGGAAATTAAAATGGATGTCTTTGTTATTTTGTTATTTTGTTTGTTATTTTTTCTAACATTTATCTAACTGCAGGATTAAGCATCTCTATTCCGGGTGCCGGTATCAATGATGCCGCTGGAGGAAATGCCCCTGACTGGAAAGGAGGATTCATCAATGTCGTCTTCAACTACTAAAATCGTATTCACACTCTCTGTTTTAGCCGTCACCTTTGTCTCGAACATCTGGGCTCATGAGGTGGCGTCGGCTCCTCTGACTGACAGCGAGTCTAATCCCATCAAACTTGGTTGGATGCAGGGATTTCCGCCACCTCAGGATAAGCTCATCATGCAGCCAGAGTCGGACTTCTTCAGCTTTCCGAAGATGCGCTGGACCGTTTGTCACATCCGTGAACTGATGCCCACTAAAGAAGTGAGCAGAGGCATCGGGGTGCCCGTTCCGATGGCCTATGCCCTAGATAGTGGCATTGACTCAGTCACGTTCAAACCTCTCGGCAGTAATAAGTCCATGACTTGGAAGGCGTCGTTATCGGTAAACTACACAGATGGAATGCTCGTGCTGCATAAGGGGCGGATCGTTTACGAAGCATATTCTGACTGCCTCAACGACATGGGTAAACATGCCGCCATGTCGATGACCAAGTCCCTTACAGGCCTGCTTGCTGAGATCCTTGTCGTTGAGGGGTTACTCAACCCTACTGCCAAGGTTGCAACCATCATCCCTGAACTCAAGGACAGCGCGTTTGGTAGTGCCACCGTGCGACAAGTCATGGATATGACCACATCACTTAAGTACAGTGAGGACTATGGGAATCCAAACGCAGATATCTGGGTTTACTCAAAGGCAGCTAGCCCTTTACCGAAATCGAATGGCTATAAAGGCCCCAACGGTTATTTCGAATATCTGCAAACCCTTAAACAAGACGACATCAAGCACGGCGAGGCTTTCGGTTACAAAACAGTCAACTCTGATGCACTTGGTTGGATTATATCCAAAGTCACAGGAAAAGATATTGCTAGTCTACTGTCTGAGCGGATCTGGATGAAAATGGGAGCAGAGCAGGATGGCTATATGACCGTAGACGCCAAGGGGATCCCTTTCGCGGGCGGTGGATTGAGTGCTGGCTTACGTGACTTGGGTCGAATCGGGCAATTAATGCTGAACAGCGGAAAGATCAATGGGTAGAGGTTATTCCCACAAGAGGTGGTGGAAAATATTCGGGTCGGTGGCGACAAGAAAGCTTTTGCGAAGGCTGGATACAAAACACTTGAAGGCGGCAGTTATCACAGCATGTGGTGGGTCATGCACAACGAGCATGGTGCTTTTGCTGCGAGGGGTGTACATGGGCAGACCATTTATGTGGATCCGGTCGCTGAAATGGTTATCGTGCGGTTCTCGTCTTTTCCTTCGGCTGCAAACTCGAAGATTGACCCAACCTCGTTACCAGCCTATCAAGCTGTAGCCAAGTATCTTATGAAGGATTAAAGGGGAGGGAGTTTGAGGAAAAGAAAACGGCCAAGGTAGGCCGCTTAACAACACAATATAGAACGGTATTCAACTAAAATAAGATTAACTGAATGCCGCTAGCACTTAAGTGCGCTCAACTGGAATCACTAAACTAAAAGATTAGAACTTGTAGTTGTATTGCATTGAGTAGTAAGTTGCATTTGACGTTGTCGTAGCATTGATTGGGCCAAGAATTTCACTTACTTCAGTTAGGTGAGTTTCTTCGCCGCGAACGAATGCGATACCGAAATCAAGGCTAGTGTGGTTAGATAGGGTGTATGTCGCCCCCATAGTGTACCACTGACGGTCAGAGTCTGGGATTGAGATAGAGCTGACTTCACCTACTACACCTTGGTCGTGCATGTAACCTGCACGCAGTGTCCAGCTATCATTAAGTGTGTAAGTACCACCTACACTGAATAACCAAGAGTCATCCCAAGCATACTTTTTTAAAGGTATCTCACCTGGATCAAGAGTAATTTCGTGGAAGTCGCCCCAAGTTGTCATCTGCGCAGTGTAGTGCAGTGCAAACTTTTCTGTTAGCTGGTGGAAACCAGCAACCTGGAAGATATCTGGAAGGGGAATATTGATCTCTTGGTAATCAACAAAACTTGAGGTGACAGTACCATCAGCAGTGAACTCTGGGCTGAAGCGGTAGCTCACACCAAAACGGTTATCGTCATTGATTTCGTATACTGCGCCTACGATACCACCAAATGCGATCCCGTCAGCATCAACATCAACTAAGTCTACTGGAATATAAGTGCCATTTTCTCCAAATGGTAACTCACCAGAGCGAGTGAGTAAGCCAGAACCATAGATCACGTCTAGACCAGCACCCACGCTGAAGTGGTCGTTAATGCGGTATGACGCACTTAGGTTGAAGTTGATGGTAGTAACTTCAGTTTCACCTAGTAAGTCGACTGGTGCTGGTACTTTTCCAAATCCAGGGATCTCTACAGGCTTAGCTAGATCACCCGTATCAGTACCGGTACCGAAGTTACTGAACATAGCCACGCCGTAAGCGAACTTGTCGTTTACTGGGCTAACATAATAAAAGTTAGGGATGATTTTTGCTTCTGCTCCGTCATCGACTCCACCGTAGTGAATATCACCCATGGCAACATCTTTAACTTCAACTTGTACATCAGCATAAGTGACACCCATTGAAAGTTGTTTTTCATCAAACAATGCCATCGCGGCTGGGTTACGGGAAAGCACTGATGCGTTATCAGCTATGACGGCATCACCTGCAAATGCACGGCCAATCCCTGTTGCTGATTGGGCGTTTATCTGAAAGCCTGCTGCCATAGCTTGTGAGCTGGCAAGTGTTACGGCTACAGCTAGCATTGTTTTGTTAAAGCTCTTGTTGAAATTCTTCATCATAACTCTCAATTATTTACGGCCCCACTTTCTGATTGAATGTAAGACTCAATGTGGGATCCATTTATTAGACCAGTGCATAGTAGGGATGGATGTGACGGCCAACAACTCCGACCAGTTAGGTTTGCAAGTTGTGTTTTTGTTAATTTTAAGCAGATAAAAACAATGATAATAGCGGTGGTATTTTAATTAAGGGCTAAGGTGCTTATCTGTAGCAAGATTAAGGGATTGTGCGCATTTGAATAAAGGTTAACACCTTGTAAATCATAGCCTGAAAAATAAATAGTTATTTTGGCGTACACGTGTACGCCAAAATGAAGTTTATCGCTCTGAAAGCCTTATTTATACTATTTAAAGTTTTGAAGTAAATACTCTAAACTGTTCTTTTACAGCGTCCGATGGTGCTGAAATTCGACTGACTATGACACCCGTTAGCGTGGCAAAAATGAAGCCAGGTAAAATCTCATAGACATCAAAAATACCACCGGATAATTGTTTCCAAACGACAACAGTTACAGCACCAACAACGATAGTGGCGACTGCGCCGTTACGGCTATAATCTTTCCAGAAAAGTGAGAGCAGTACCACAGGACCGAATGCCGCACCAAAACCTGCCCAAGCGTAGCTTACTAGACCAAGTACACTGCTTTCTGGGTTAAGAGCAACGATACCAGCGATAACAGCAATGACCAGTACACCGATCCGGCCAACTAACATCAGCTCTTTACTGCTCGCTTCTGGTCGTAACCACTTTTTGTAGAAGTCTTCGGTGATCACGCTCGAACAGACTAACAGCTGAGAATCGATAGTACTCATAATTGCTGAAAGAATAGCGGCGATAAGCAGACCACCGATCCAAGGATTAAATGCGGCGTGGGCCAAATGAATGAATACAGTCTCAGGATTAGTCAGTGGCTCGCTGGCAAAATACAGACTTCCTGCTATCCCAGTTGCTAAGGCCCCAACCAGCGCTATCAGCA is from Shewanella sp. MTB7 and encodes:
- the yajC gene encoding preprotein translocase subunit YajC; translated protein: MFISNAHAADTAVTGAGGTMELVFMLVIFGLIFYFMIFRPQSKRVKEHKSLMGSLSKGDEVLTSGGILGKIAKINDENDYVLLSINDATEITIKKDYIAAVLPKGSIKSL
- the secD gene encoding protein translocase subunit SecD; its protein translation is MLNKYPMWKNLMVIIIISVGFFYAIPNLFGEDYAVQVVATRGAEVTATTQSTVNDILASKNITVKRSELENGQLLVRVSNGEQQLLAKEAIVESLGDKYIVALNLAPATPDWLESMGGSPMKLGLDLRGGVHFLMEVDMGEAVRKMTEAKMSDFRTDLRGEKIRYAGIRNTPKGIEIKFRDAENLGKAERFLKTRGNDMVFNDISSGDNYALRATLSEAYVKQVKEEALQQNITTIRNRVNELGVAEPVVQRQGAERIIVELPGVQDTARAKDILGATASIEFHMVDEKADAAAAASGRISPSSQVYNRRNGGQVVLQKAVMLTGDHIQGAQPSFDEYSRPQVSINLDSKGGSIFSNVTKDNIGKPMATLFIEYKDNGDRNPDGSIKMQKIEEVISVATIQARLGRNFVITGLEHAEAQNLALLLRAGALIAPVTIVEERTIGPSLGKENIQNGVQAMIWGMAVVLIFMLIYYRAFGLIANLALTANLVMVVGVMSMIPGAVLTLPGIAGMVLTVGMAVDGNVLIYERIREELRNGRSVQQAIHEGYGNAFSTIADANITTFMTALILFAVGTGAVKGFAVTLMIGIATSMFTSIVGTRSIVNAIWGGKRVKKLSI
- the secF gene encoding protein translocase subunit SecF translates to MYQILSIKGTIDFLRHALPISILSLVLVLGSLTSLATKGINWGLDFTGGTVVELEFSSPINLEQLRVKLASVETDGAVVQNFGSSRDILVRLPVKAGIATDIQVVQVMDAAITLDPQVIQKRVEVVGPQIGKELAEQGGLAVLVALICILFYVSFRFEWRLAVGAVAALAHDVIITLGVFSLFQLDFDLTVLAGVLTVVGYSLNDTIVVFDRIRENFLKMRKSTPEEVVNTSITQTMSRTIITTGTTLVVVVALFLKGGTMIHGFATALLMGIFVGTFSSVYVASFLAIKLGINREHMMPVEIEKEGADQDTLMP
- a CDS encoding transposase, translating into MPTPRKALVSLEDTSYYHCVSRCVRKAFLCGVDRYTGQSYEHRRGWVENRLLELASVFAIDICAYVVMSNHIHLVLRVDADLVRSWSDIEVVSQWQKLFKGDSLNHDFIKGETLESYQQTIINKRVKEYRIRLMDISWFMRALNEPIARKANAEDKCKGRFWEGRFKSQALLDETAVLACMAYVDLNPIRAKIAKTPDTSDFTSIQRRIKAAMKGEQPTSLLPFVGDERKDMVNGLMFNAKDYLQLVDDTGRIIRSDKRGAITQSSLQLLDRLNLPQENWLKITSEFTKLFKGAVGTLQELDAYCEHSERKRRQGAANCHRWLDSA
- a CDS encoding serine hydrolase domain-containing protein; the protein is MSSSTTKIVFTLSVLAVTFVSNIWAHEVASAPLTDSESNPIKLGWMQGFPPPQDKLIMQPESDFFSFPKMRWTVCHIRELMPTKEVSRGIGVPVPMAYALDSGIDSVTFKPLGSNKSMTWKASLSVNYTDGMLVLHKGRIVYEAYSDCLNDMGKHAAMSMTKSLTGLLAEILVVEGLLNPTAKVATIIPELKDSAFGSATVRQVMDMTTSLKYSEDYGNPNADIWVYSKAASPLPKSNGYKGPNGYFEYLQTLKQDDIKHGEAFGYKTVNSDALGWIISKVTGKDIASLLSERIWMKMGAEQDGYMTVDAKGIPFAGGGLSAGLRDLGRIGQLMLNSGKING
- a CDS encoding OmpP1/FadL family transporter; this encodes MMKNFNKSFNKTMLAVAVTLASSQAMAAGFQINAQSATGIGRAFAGDAVIADNASVLSRNPAAMALFDEKQLSMGVTYADVQVEVKDVAMGDIHYGGVDDGAEAKIIPNFYYVSPVNDKFAYGVAMFSNFGTGTDTGDLAKPVEIPGFGKVPAPVDLLGETEVTTINFNLSASYRINDHFSVGAGLDVIYGSGLLTRSGELPFGENGTYIPVDLVDVDADGIAFGGIVGAVYEINDDNRFGVSYRFSPEFTADGTVTSSFVDYQEINIPLPDIFQVAGFHQLTEKFALHYTAQMTTWGDFHEITLDPGEIPLKKYAWDDSWLFSVGGTYTLNDSWTLRAGYMHDQGVVGEVSSISIPDSDRQWYTMGATYTLSNHTSLDFGIAFVRGEETHLTEVSEILGPINATTTSNATYYSMQYNYKF